In Roseomonas fluvialis, one genomic interval encodes:
- the mutL gene encoding DNA mismatch repair endonuclease MutL yields MDSVPPAESRLRPAIRRLSETTANRIAAGEVVERPAAAVKELVENALDAGAARISVLLEGGGMDRILVEDDGCGMDAADLALAIERHATSKLPEEAMLFRIATLGFRGEALPSIGAVARLSITSRPAGVHPARAGARDAAHRITVEGGHVGAVAPAAGAPGTRIEVRDLFFATPARRKFLRHARTEADHAIDAVRRLALAWPEVTFRVESDGREALSLPATDWEGRIRQVLGPGFAAAAVPVEHVGATIDLRGLAALPSFTRPTTIGQHLVVNRRPVRDPLLRVALRVAYRDLIPQGRHPAAALFLDIPPESVDVNVHPMKTELRFREGEAVRGAVISALRRALAVGAGAAVAAPGFVPGAAAWPAVAGAWPEGGGVSPGTGAGGLSPGTGAGGLSPGTGAGGLSPGTGAGGTAPVTGAAGTVPGLGAGGSAPLTEGFGASPIPSSARDDHGAHAGLDGDAGATRRPGGGAPGFAESLGAMPLPAPPLQRALGLVPAAPRPAPPATERAPAHHPLGRALAQILDTYILAEAPDGALVLVDQHAAHERLTHEALAAQLVDGGVRAQPLLLPAVVDLPAPDAARLLEHAEALARLGLEIEGFGGGAVLVRALPALLGAPDPAPLLQDLAEELAELGEAASLQRRVDAAVARLACHGSVRAGRRLLPAEMDALLRAMEATPRAATCSHGRPTVLRLDAAALERMFGRR; encoded by the coding sequence ATGGACTCCGTCCCCCCGGCCGAGTCGCGCCTCCGCCCGGCCATCCGCCGCCTCTCCGAGACCACCGCCAACCGCATCGCCGCCGGCGAAGTGGTGGAACGCCCCGCGGCCGCCGTGAAGGAACTGGTCGAGAACGCGCTCGACGCCGGCGCCGCGCGTATCTCGGTGCTCCTCGAAGGCGGCGGGATGGACCGCATCCTGGTCGAGGATGACGGGTGCGGCATGGATGCCGCGGACCTGGCGCTCGCCATCGAACGCCACGCGACATCGAAGCTGCCCGAGGAAGCGATGCTGTTCCGCATCGCGACGCTCGGCTTCCGCGGGGAGGCGCTGCCCTCGATCGGTGCCGTGGCGCGGCTGTCGATCACCTCCCGCCCGGCCGGTGTGCATCCCGCGCGCGCAGGGGCGCGCGACGCCGCGCACCGCATCACGGTCGAGGGCGGCCATGTCGGTGCCGTCGCCCCCGCCGCCGGGGCGCCCGGCACGCGGATCGAGGTGCGCGACCTGTTCTTCGCCACTCCCGCGCGGCGCAAGTTCCTCCGCCACGCGCGCACCGAGGCCGACCACGCGATCGACGCCGTGCGCCGCCTGGCGCTGGCCTGGCCCGAGGTCACCTTCCGCGTCGAGAGCGACGGGCGCGAGGCGCTGTCCCTGCCCGCCACCGATTGGGAGGGGCGCATCCGCCAGGTGCTCGGCCCTGGCTTCGCCGCCGCAGCCGTGCCCGTCGAGCATGTCGGCGCCACCATCGACCTGCGCGGGCTGGCTGCACTTCCATCGTTCACCCGGCCGACCACCATCGGCCAGCACCTGGTGGTGAACCGCCGCCCGGTGCGCGACCCGCTGCTGCGCGTCGCACTCCGCGTCGCTTATCGCGACCTGATTCCGCAGGGCCGCCATCCCGCGGCGGCGCTGTTCCTCGACATCCCACCCGAGAGCGTGGACGTGAACGTCCACCCGATGAAGACCGAACTCCGCTTCCGCGAGGGCGAGGCGGTGCGCGGGGCGGTGATCTCGGCGCTGCGGCGCGCGCTGGCGGTCGGCGCCGGCGCCGCGGTGGCGGCGCCGGGCTTCGTGCCGGGTGCGGCGGCCTGGCCCGCGGTGGCTGGGGCTTGGCCGGAGGGTGGCGGGGTGTCGCCCGGGACGGGCGCGGGGGGGCTGTCGCCCGGGACGGGCGCGGGGGGGCTGTCGCCCGGGACGGGCGCGGGGGGACTGTCGCCCGGGACGGGCGCGGGAGGCACGGCACCCGTGACGGGTGCGGCGGGAACGGTGCCCGGGCTCGGCGCGGGCGGGTCCGCGCCGCTCACCGAAGGCTTCGGCGCCAGCCCCATACCGTCCTCGGCGCGTGATGATCACGGCGCGCATGCCGGCCTGGATGGCGATGCCGGTGCGACCCGCCGGCCGGGCGGCGGCGCGCCCGGCTTCGCCGAATCCCTGGGCGCTATGCCTCTGCCGGCGCCGCCACTGCAGCGCGCCCTGGGCCTTGTGCCGGCGGCGCCGCGCCCGGCCCCGCCCGCCACCGAGCGCGCGCCCGCGCATCACCCGCTCGGCCGCGCGCTGGCGCAGATCCTGGACACCTACATCCTGGCCGAGGCGCCCGACGGCGCGCTGGTGCTGGTCGACCAGCACGCCGCGCATGAGCGCCTCACGCATGAGGCGCTGGCCGCGCAACTGGTGGATGGCGGCGTGCGCGCACAGCCGCTGCTGCTACCCGCCGTGGTCGACCTGCCCGCGCCCGACGCCGCGCGGCTGCTGGAACACGCGGAGGCGCTGGCGCGGCTCGGGCTCGAGATCGAAGGCTTCGGCGGTGGCGCGGTGTTGGTGCGCGCGCTGCCCGCGCTGCTCGGCGCGCCCGACCCCGCGCCGCTGCTGCAGGATCTGGCCGAGGAACTGGCCGAACTGGGCGAGGCGGCCTCCCTGCAGCGGCGGGTGGATGCCGCGGTGGCGCGACTGGCGTGCCATGGCAGTGTGCGCGCCGGGCGGCGGTTGCTGCCGGCCGAGATGGATGCGCTGCTGCGCGCCATGGAAGCCACGCCGCGCGCGGCGACCTGCAGCCACGGGCGCCCCACCGTGCTGCGCCTGGATGCCGCGGCGCTCGAGCGGATGTTCGGGCGGCGATAG
- a CDS encoding CDP-alcohol phosphatidyltransferase family protein, whose protein sequence is MTNEADRRPIAARNLGITQRMAAALVARGASPNGISVAGMGAGLLAGLCFAAVAWLPGAAWVFWLLGALLVQARLMANLLDGMVAIGRGVASPVGELYNEVPDRVSDTAVLVGLGVAAGSVALGLAAALAAMLTAYVRTTARAGGAPSDFCGPMAKQHRMALVTALAAWCAFVPSDWGGAAAVTAVLVVITIGSVFTAWRRLARAAAALEAKR, encoded by the coding sequence ATGACCAACGAGGCAGACCGGCGACCGATCGCAGCGCGCAACCTCGGCATCACGCAGCGCATGGCGGCGGCGCTGGTGGCGCGTGGCGCCTCGCCGAACGGGATTTCCGTGGCGGGCATGGGGGCCGGGTTGCTGGCCGGGCTGTGCTTCGCCGCCGTCGCGTGGCTGCCCGGCGCGGCCTGGGTGTTCTGGCTGCTCGGCGCGCTGCTGGTGCAGGCGCGGCTGATGGCCAACCTGCTGGATGGGATGGTGGCGATCGGGCGCGGTGTCGCCTCGCCGGTCGGCGAACTCTACAACGAAGTGCCGGATCGCGTGTCGGACACGGCGGTGCTGGTCGGCCTGGGCGTCGCGGCGGGGTCCGTCGCGCTAGGGCTTGCAGCGGCGCTCGCGGCGATGCTGACCGCCTATGTGCGGACCACCGCCCGCGCCGGCGGTGCGCCGAGCGATTTCTGCGGCCCGATGGCAAAGCAGCACCGCATGGCGCTGGTGACAGCGCTGGCCGCCTGGTGCGCCTTCGTGCCGAGCGATTGGGGCGGCGCGGCCGCGGTCACCGCGGTGCTGGTCGTCATCACCATCGGGTCGGTGTTCACCGCCTGGCGGCGCCTGGCGCGCGCCGCCGCCGCGCTGGAGGCGAAGCGATGA
- a CDS encoding phosphatidate cytidylyltransferase → MTRHGAFDHPVTIGIVAAAVAVVAIAFGVIGVMTARGRGSPELRRELWLRTASWCLLLPLMMVPVLLGREWVIGAVTVLGLACLREFDRATGLFREPLVAGIVVLGILAANFAALDHWYGFFVALWPLTVGVIIIGTIPRDRPQGYVQRVALGIFAYMLFGAALAHLSFMANEPSYRPIMLMLLTTVALSDVAAFTFGKLLGGPKLVPNTSPNKSISGAVGALCVTTLLVAGLSSFIFAGTPLGQWHWLLLLGVIVGIGAQAGDLMLSSIKRDIGIKDMGTILPGHGGVLDRFNSLLLVAPAAFHFIQFFVGFGMGQPARLVTGP, encoded by the coding sequence ATGACCCGCCACGGCGCCTTCGACCACCCGGTCACCATCGGCATCGTCGCCGCGGCCGTCGCGGTGGTCGCGATCGCTTTCGGCGTGATCGGCGTGATGACGGCGCGCGGCCGCGGTTCGCCCGAACTGCGCCGGGAATTATGGCTGCGCACCGCCTCCTGGTGCCTGCTACTGCCGCTGATGATGGTGCCGGTGCTGCTCGGGCGCGAATGGGTGATCGGCGCGGTCACCGTGCTCGGCCTCGCCTGCCTGCGGGAATTCGACCGCGCGACGGGGCTGTTTCGCGAACCGCTGGTCGCCGGGATCGTGGTGCTGGGCATCCTCGCCGCCAACTTCGCGGCGCTCGACCACTGGTACGGCTTCTTCGTCGCCCTCTGGCCGCTGACGGTCGGCGTCATCATCATCGGCACCATCCCGCGCGATCGTCCACAGGGCTACGTGCAGCGCGTCGCCCTCGGCATCTTCGCCTACATGCTGTTCGGTGCGGCGCTCGCGCACCTGTCGTTCATGGCGAACGAACCCAGCTACCGGCCCATCATGCTGATGCTGCTGACCACGGTGGCGCTGTCGGATGTCGCGGCCTTCACCTTCGGCAAGCTGCTCGGCGGGCCGAAGCTGGTGCCCAATACCAGCCCGAACAAGTCCATCTCGGGCGCGGTCGGCGCGCTATGCGTCACCACGCTTTTGGTCGCCGGACTGTCGTCCTTCATCTTTGCCGGCACGCCGCTCGGACAATGGCATTGGCTGCTGCTGCTCGGCGTGATCGTGGGCATCGGCGCGCAGGCAGGCGACCTGATGCTGTCCTCGATCAAGCGCGACATCGGCATCAAGGACATGGGCACCATCCTGCCCGGCCATGGCGGCGTGCTCGATCGCTTCAACTCGCTGCTGCTGGTCGCACCCGCCGCCTTCCACTTCATCCAGTTCTTCGTCGGCTTCGGCATGGGCCAGCCGGCGCGGCTCGTCACGGGGCCCTAG
- a CDS encoding lysophospholipid acyltransferase family protein: MEFKLRPARDHGLDPADRLRSLSRERGLGSVVLGSAWRAAVRAYLAAFHRLEVTGRENLPPAPFVLVGNHASHLDALTLSAVLRGDTARRAHALAAGDTFFTSTLSSAFAAYAVNALPVWRKRTRASEIATLRERLVEDRLVYILFPEGTRCRDGVMAGFQPGIGALVAGSGVPVVPCYLEGAFAAWPPTRRWPRPGKLRLRIGAPVACHDLPGGRTGWEATAARCEAAVRALIPGQPSA; the protein is encoded by the coding sequence ATGGAGTTCAAGCTCCGCCCGGCGCGCGACCATGGCCTCGACCCGGCCGACCGGCTGCGCAGCCTGTCGCGCGAACGCGGGCTCGGTTCCGTCGTGCTCGGCAGCGCCTGGCGCGCGGCGGTGCGCGCCTACCTCGCGGCCTTCCACCGGCTCGAGGTGACGGGGCGCGAGAACCTGCCCCCCGCCCCCTTCGTGCTGGTGGGCAACCACGCCAGCCACCTCGATGCGCTCACGCTGTCCGCCGTGCTGCGCGGCGATACGGCGCGGCGCGCCCATGCGCTGGCGGCAGGGGATACCTTCTTCACCTCGACGCTGTCCTCCGCCTTCGCCGCCTATGCCGTCAACGCGCTGCCGGTCTGGCGCAAGCGCACCCGTGCCAGCGAGATCGCCACCCTGCGCGAACGCCTGGTCGAGGATCGCCTCGTCTACATCCTGTTCCCCGAGGGCACGCGCTGCCGCGACGGCGTGATGGCCGGCTTCCAGCCCGGCATCGGCGCGTTGGTGGCGGGCAGCGGCGTGCCAGTGGTGCCGTGCTACCTGGAGGGCGCCTTCGCCGCCTGGCCGCCGACGCGCCGCTGGCCGCGCCCGGGCAAGCTGCGCCTGCGCATCGGCGCGCCGGTCGCGTGCCACGACCTGCCGGGCGGGCGCACCGGCTGGGAGGCCACAGCGGCGCGTTGCGAAGCCGCCGTCCGCGCGCTGATCCCGGGTCAGCCCTCCGCCTGA
- the pgi gene encoding glucose-6-phosphate isomerase, which produces MPNDDADAAWSALMALARRPDARAIRPLFAADADRAARWTHRAGDVALDLSRTSVSDDVLAALLRLARARDVTGFRDRMLGGGVVNPTEGRAALHAAQRGGGDAAVQATLARMQAFCGAVHGGALCGATGQRFTDVVNIGIGGSDLGPAMVARALWTPAAPMRAHYLANVDAHAWQEIRARLDPARTLVLVASKTFTTQETMTNAALVRAWLVDALGEAGTTHLAALSTNLPAAAEFGIPGERVFGFADTVGGRFSLWSAIGLSIALALGWDGFAALLAGARSMDEHFASAPPESNLPLLLALTEVWHVNGLGYPARAVLPYDERLARFPAHLQQLEMESLGKAVALDGGVVARASGPVVFGEPGTNAQHSFMQLIHQGPTPVPVDFILVAKPDHPFADSHRKLLANGLAQAEALLVGKSAAEVRAEMAAAGADAERIAAIAPHRVFTGDRPSSVIILPRLTPGTLGQLVALYEHKVACLGALWNINPFDQWGVELGKVLAGGTLAALEGRAVAAQAATAASVAAILRLQAEG; this is translated from the coding sequence ATGCCGAACGACGATGCCGATGCCGCCTGGTCCGCGCTGATGGCACTGGCGCGGCGGCCCGATGCGCGCGCCATCCGGCCGCTGTTCGCCGCCGATGCGGACCGCGCGGCGCGCTGGACGCATCGCGCGGGAGACGTGGCGCTGGACCTTTCGCGCACATCCGTGTCGGACGACGTGCTGGCGGCGCTGCTGCGCCTGGCCCGCGCGCGGGACGTCACGGGCTTCCGGGACCGTATGCTGGGTGGCGGCGTGGTCAACCCGACCGAGGGCCGCGCCGCGCTGCATGCGGCGCAGCGCGGCGGCGGCGATGCGGCGGTGCAGGCGACGCTGGCGCGCATGCAGGCCTTCTGCGGCGCGGTGCATGGCGGCGCGCTGTGCGGCGCGACCGGTCAGCGCTTCACCGACGTGGTGAATATCGGCATCGGCGGGTCCGACCTCGGCCCCGCTATGGTGGCGCGCGCGCTGTGGACGCCGGCGGCGCCGATGCGCGCGCATTACCTGGCGAATGTCGATGCCCATGCCTGGCAGGAGATCCGCGCGCGGCTGGACCCCGCCCGCACGCTGGTGCTGGTGGCGTCGAAGACCTTCACCACGCAGGAGACCATGACCAACGCCGCGCTGGTGCGCGCCTGGCTGGTAGATGCGCTGGGGGAGGCCGGCACGACGCATCTCGCGGCGCTGTCCACCAACCTGCCCGCGGCGGCGGAATTCGGCATTCCGGGCGAACGCGTGTTCGGCTTCGCGGATACGGTGGGCGGGCGGTTCAGCCTCTGGAGTGCGATCGGGCTGTCGATCGCGCTGGCGCTGGGATGGGACGGCTTCGCGGCGCTGCTGGCCGGCGCGCGTAGCATGGACGAGCACTTCGCGAGCGCGCCGCCCGAATCGAATCTGCCGCTGCTGCTGGCGCTGACGGAAGTCTGGCACGTGAACGGGCTGGGATACCCCGCGCGTGCCGTGCTGCCCTATGACGAGCGGCTCGCGCGCTTCCCGGCGCATCTGCAGCAGCTGGAGATGGAAAGCCTCGGCAAGGCCGTGGCGCTGGATGGCGGCGTGGTGGCGCGCGCGAGCGGGCCGGTGGTGTTCGGCGAACCCGGGACGAATGCGCAGCATTCCTTCATGCAGCTGATCCACCAGGGACCCACGCCGGTGCCGGTGGACTTCATCCTGGTGGCGAAGCCCGACCATCCCTTCGCCGACAGCCACCGCAAGCTGCTGGCGAACGGGCTGGCGCAGGCGGAGGCTCTGCTGGTCGGGAAATCTGCCGCCGAAGTGCGCGCCGAGATGGCCGCCGCCGGCGCGGACGCCGAGCGCATCGCCGCCATCGCACCGCATCGCGTCTTCACCGGGGACCGGCCGTCCAGCGTCATCATCCTGCCGCGGCTTACGCCGGGCACGCTGGGGCAATTGGTGGCGCTGTACGAGCACAAGGTGGCCTGCCTGGGCGCTCTGTGGAACATCAACCCCTTCGACCAATGGGGCGTGGAACTGGGCAAGGTGCTGGCGGGCGGCACGCTGGCGGCGCTGGAAGGGCGTGCCGTCGCGGCGCAGGCGGCGACGGCGGCGAGTGTGGCGGCGATCCTGCGGCTTCAGGCGGAGGGCTGA
- a CDS encoding histidine phosphatase family protein, giving the protein MWLRRGILAALVLPAAAQAERLRPVAADSAEAAPLVTTLRAGGHVLFFRHADTRGENCDITFRVGDRAGQRNISPAGRAQSARIGSRLAELGIPVERPVLAGPVYRARDTAELAFGARQVAVTDSLLADDFSGPRLDWVLAEHRRLFSAPVAAGVNRVLVGHRTPAIMVAGDAVGGRAFPEGGALVIAPRGAGGFVVLGIIEFAPLPGGGFHGC; this is encoded by the coding sequence ATGTGGCTTCGCCGAGGCATCCTCGCAGCCCTGGTCCTGCCCGCCGCGGCGCAGGCCGAACGGCTGCGTCCCGTCGCCGCCGACAGCGCCGAGGCTGCCCCGCTGGTCACCACCCTGCGCGCCGGCGGCCATGTCCTGTTCTTCCGCCACGCCGACACGCGCGGGGAGAATTGCGACATCACCTTCCGCGTCGGCGACCGCGCCGGGCAACGCAACATCTCGCCCGCCGGCCGCGCGCAATCGGCGCGCATCGGGTCGCGGCTGGCGGAACTGGGTATCCCGGTCGAACGCCCGGTGCTGGCGGGCCCGGTCTATCGCGCGCGCGACACGGCGGAACTCGCCTTCGGCGCCCGCCAGGTGGCGGTGACCGACAGCCTGCTGGCGGATGATTTCTCCGGCCCACGGCTCGACTGGGTGCTGGCGGAGCATCGGCGACTGTTCTCCGCGCCCGTCGCGGCGGGGGTGAACCGCGTGCTGGTCGGCCACCGCACGCCGGCCATCATGGTGGCGGGGGATGCGGTCGGGGGGCGTGCCTTCCCCGAAGGCGGCGCGCTGGTGATCGCGCCGCGGGGCGCGGGCGGCTTCGTCGTGCTTGGCATCATCGAATTCGCGCCGCTGCCCGGCGGCGGCTTCCACGGCTGCTGA
- a CDS encoding hydantoinase/carbamoylase family amidase translates to MSAVPDHALAEALALATDLFDRLAAATADPPGITRASYGEGEAAAQAILADAARALDLEVATDAIGTLRMTLPGRDRGLPAVAMGSHLDSVPHGGNFDGAAGVVIGLAIAAALRAAGRRPARDLLVLGIRAEEMCWFPAHYLGSRALFGLLPRAAPDTLRRVDTGRTLADHMADHGLDPTPIREGRALLDPARLHAFIEPHIEQGPVLVEDGLPVAIVTGIRGSLRYPLARATGAHAHAGAVPRRHRRDAAMAGVALVAALDARWATLEAQGADLVCTAGILATDPDHHTSTKIPGLLRFSLDIRSLDAALLADLDAWLHAEAARIGAARGVGFDFGPPTHAAPASMDPTLRALLARQAVAAGVPVRQMASGAGHDCATFAGLGVPSAMLFLRNPHGSHNPQEALAMADVGAGLAVLVPAVAELLG, encoded by the coding sequence ATGTCCGCAGTCCCAGACCACGCCCTGGCCGAGGCGCTCGCCCTCGCCACCGACCTGTTCGACCGTCTGGCGGCCGCCACCGCCGACCCGCCAGGCATCACGCGCGCGTCCTATGGCGAGGGCGAGGCCGCCGCCCAGGCCATCCTGGCCGACGCGGCGCGCGCGCTGGACCTGGAGGTCGCCACCGACGCCATCGGCACCTTGCGCATGACGCTGCCTGGCCGCGACCGCGGCCTGCCGGCGGTGGCGATGGGATCGCACCTCGATTCCGTGCCGCATGGCGGGAATTTCGACGGTGCCGCCGGGGTGGTGATCGGCCTGGCCATCGCCGCGGCGCTGCGCGCGGCAGGGCGGCGGCCGGCGCGCGACCTGCTGGTGCTCGGCATCCGGGCGGAGGAGATGTGCTGGTTCCCGGCCCACTACCTCGGTTCGCGCGCGCTGTTCGGCCTGCTGCCGCGCGCCGCGCCCGACACGCTGCGGCGCGTCGATACCGGCCGGACGCTGGCGGACCACATGGCCGACCACGGCCTGGATCCCACCCCGATCCGCGAAGGCCGAGCGCTGCTGGACCCGGCGCGGCTGCACGCCTTCATCGAACCGCATATCGAACAGGGGCCGGTCCTGGTCGAGGACGGCCTGCCGGTCGCCATCGTCACCGGCATCCGCGGCAGCCTGCGCTACCCGCTGGCGCGCGCGACCGGCGCGCATGCCCATGCCGGCGCGGTGCCGCGGCGCCACCGCCGCGACGCCGCCATGGCCGGGGTGGCGCTGGTCGCAGCGCTGGACGCGCGCTGGGCGACGCTGGAGGCGCAAGGCGCCGACCTGGTCTGCACTGCGGGCATCCTGGCGACCGACCCGGATCACCACACCTCGACCAAGATCCCCGGACTGCTGCGCTTCAGCCTGGATATCCGCAGCCTGGACGCGGCGCTGCTGGCGGACCTGGACGCCTGGCTGCATGCGGAGGCGGCGCGGATCGGCGCGGCGCGCGGGGTCGGTTTCGATTTCGGGCCGCCCACCCATGCCGCGCCCGCGTCGATGGATCCCACCCTGCGGGCGCTGCTGGCGCGCCAGGCCGTGGCGGCCGGCGTGCCGGTGCGACAGATGGCCTCCGGCGCGGGGCACGACTGCGCCACCTTCGCCGGGCTGGGCGTGCCCTCGGCCATGCTGTTCCTGCGCAACCCTCATGGCAGCCACAACCCGCAGGAGGCGCTGGCCATGGCCGATGTCGGCGCCGGCCTGGCCGTGCTGGTGCCCGCCGTGGCGGAACTGCTGGGCTAG
- a CDS encoding YciI family protein — protein MLILNETAEDFAARNHPDQAGPYWGGWTAFIGAMAQAGIIVKGDGLQGPHTATTLRLRDGRRQVQDGPFPDAKEQLGGYFVIEVPDLDAALDWAARAPCALTGSVEVRPVLPPMAAPPA, from the coding sequence ATGCTGATCCTGAATGAGACCGCGGAAGACTTCGCCGCCCGCAACCACCCCGACCAGGCCGGCCCCTATTGGGGTGGCTGGACCGCCTTCATCGGCGCCATGGCGCAGGCCGGCATCATCGTGAAGGGCGACGGGCTGCAGGGTCCGCACACCGCGACCACGCTGCGCCTGCGCGATGGCCGTCGTCAGGTGCAGGACGGCCCCTTCCCCGACGCCAAGGAACAACTCGGCGGCTACTTCGTGATCGAGGTCCCGGACCTCGATGCGGCGCTGGACTGGGCGGCGCGCGCGCCCTGTGCCCTGACCGGATCGGTCGAGGTGCGCCCGGTGCTGCCGCCCATGGCCGCCCCGCCGGCATGA
- a CDS encoding RNA polymerase sigma factor — protein sequence MSEDAARRAAEAAARGSYGRLVAILAARTRDIGAAEDALAEAFAAALRTWPERGVPASPDAWLLTAARNALSNARRHHRVRDAAEDEVLRRCEELAEAGHDIPDERLRLMFVCAHPAIDRAVRTPLMLQAVLGLDAARIGAAFLVAPAAMGQRLVRAKARIRDAGLRFAVPEGPDLAERLADVLDAIYAAYGTGWDALTDAGLGGLATEAIHLGRVAAALMPAAPEAQGLLALMLYCEARREARRDDAGRFVPLARQDARLWNRDMIIEAEGLLTAASRAGQFGRFLCEAAIQSVHVQRPVTGRTNFAALRVLYDLLARHAPGVGVEVARAAMLLEAGDAPGAAAALHALPAAEVASYQPYWVARARLAAQAGQATAAAQALQRAIGLTADPALRDFLLAGGDLAGS from the coding sequence ATGAGCGAGGACGCCGCGCGCCGCGCCGCCGAGGCCGCGGCGCGCGGGTCCTACGGCCGTCTCGTGGCAATCCTGGCCGCCCGCACGCGCGACATCGGCGCCGCCGAGGACGCCCTGGCCGAGGCCTTCGCCGCCGCGCTGCGAACCTGGCCCGAGCGCGGCGTGCCCGCCTCCCCCGACGCCTGGCTGCTGACCGCCGCGCGCAACGCGCTGTCCAACGCGCGCCGCCACCACCGCGTGCGCGACGCGGCGGAGGATGAGGTGCTGCGGCGCTGCGAGGAGCTCGCCGAGGCGGGCCACGACATTCCGGACGAACGCCTGCGCCTGATGTTCGTCTGCGCCCACCCGGCGATCGACCGCGCGGTGCGCACGCCGCTGATGCTGCAGGCGGTGCTGGGCCTCGATGCCGCGCGGATCGGCGCCGCCTTCCTGGTGGCGCCCGCAGCCATGGGCCAGCGGCTGGTGCGCGCCAAGGCCCGCATCCGTGACGCCGGGCTGCGCTTTGCGGTGCCGGAGGGCCCGGACCTGGCCGAGCGCCTGGCGGATGTGCTCGACGCCATCTACGCCGCCTACGGCACCGGCTGGGATGCGCTGACGGATGCCGGTCTGGGTGGGCTGGCGACGGAGGCGATCCACCTCGGCCGCGTCGCCGCCGCCCTGATGCCGGCGGCGCCCGAGGCGCAGGGGCTTCTGGCGCTCATGCTGTATTGCGAGGCGCGGCGGGAGGCGCGGCGCGACGACGCCGGCCGCTTCGTGCCCCTGGCGCGCCAGGATGCGCGGCTGTGGAACCGCGACATGATCATCGAGGCGGAAGGCCTGCTGACCGCCGCCTCGCGCGCCGGGCAGTTCGGCCGCTTCCTGTGCGAAGCCGCGATCCAGTCGGTGCATGTCCAGCGCCCGGTCACCGGGCGGACGAATTTCGCCGCGCTGCGCGTGCTGTACGACCTGCTGGCACGGCATGCGCCGGGAGTGGGGGTCGAGGTGGCCCGCGCGGCCATGCTGTTGGAGGCAGGGGACGCGCCGGGGGCGGCAGCGGCGCTGCATGCGCTGCCGGCAGCCGAGGTCGCGTCCTACCAGCCCTATTGGGTGGCGCGGGCACGGCTGGCGGCACAGGCCGGGCAGGCGACGGCCGCCGCGCAGGCGCTGCAGCGCGCCATCGGCTTGACGGCGGATCCGGCGCTGCGGGATTTCCTGCTGGCCGGCGGGGACCTGGCCGGGTCCTGA